The following proteins are co-located in the Paenibacillus sp. JNUCC32 genome:
- a CDS encoding winged helix DNA-binding domain-containing protein — translation MLSHTIANQRLYNQRITGMKHVSPVEAVRELGAVQAQDYHQAVWGIGLRTQSAKISDVEQAVIDRKIVLTWPMRGTIFFVPAEDAKWMLRLTASRLHTNDKKKQAELELDEGTLHQCRTIIGNALRGCSPVSRPRLMELLEEAGISTKNGRGYYILGYLGRTGMICFGPHEGKQQSFVLLDEWVPNSRELSLEESLAELALRYFTGHGPATIQDFAWWVGLTLTEAKRGFEAVRSNLRLDFVNGTEYWSSVTGPSASADTDSAVLLPGFDEYYLGYKDRSAIIESEHDAKIAPFRNGVFQPIMVAGGEVVGIWKREIKRSGIEITLSPFSPLGDREEKFREAAKHYSDFMGLPITRIES, via the coding sequence GTGCTAAGTCACACCATAGCGAATCAACGGCTCTACAATCAGCGCATAACAGGGATGAAGCATGTGAGCCCGGTAGAAGCAGTAAGAGAATTAGGCGCTGTTCAGGCACAGGATTACCACCAAGCGGTATGGGGAATCGGTCTCCGTACGCAGTCCGCCAAGATATCCGATGTGGAGCAGGCCGTGATCGATCGCAAAATCGTGCTGACTTGGCCGATGCGCGGAACGATTTTCTTCGTGCCTGCGGAGGATGCCAAGTGGATGCTGAGGCTGACGGCATCGCGGTTGCACACGAATGATAAGAAGAAGCAGGCCGAACTTGAGCTTGACGAAGGTACGCTCCATCAATGCCGTACGATCATTGGCAACGCGCTGAGAGGCTGTTCACCCGTATCCCGACCCAGACTGATGGAGCTGCTGGAGGAAGCGGGGATCAGCACCAAGAATGGCCGCGGCTATTACATTCTCGGATATTTGGGGCGGACCGGCATGATCTGTTTCGGCCCGCATGAAGGCAAACAGCAAAGCTTCGTGCTGCTCGACGAGTGGGTCCCGAATTCAAGGGAGCTATCGCTAGAAGAATCGCTGGCGGAGCTTGCGCTCCGCTATTTTACAGGTCATGGGCCTGCAACGATCCAGGATTTTGCATGGTGGGTCGGATTAACGCTGACAGAAGCTAAACGAGGCTTTGAGGCCGTCCGATCCAATCTTCGTTTAGATTTTGTCAACGGCACGGAATACTGGAGCTCTGTTACTGGGCCATCCGCGTCCGCTGATACGGATTCGGCGGTTCTGCTTCCGGGATTTGATGAATATTACTTGGGGTACAAGGATCGCAGCGCAATTATCGAGTCAGAGCATGATGCCAAAATCGCTCCCTTTCGCAACGGGGTTTTCCAACCCATCATGGTCGCAGGGGGAGAAGTGGTCGGTATCTGGAAGCGGGAGATCAAGCGCAGCGGCATCGAAATCACGTTAAGCCCGTTCTCGCCGCTTGGCGATCGAGAAGAGAAGTTTCGGGAGGCGGCTAAACATTACAGTGATTTCATGGGCCTGCCGATTACACGAATAGAATCATGA
- the pyrE gene encoding orotate phosphoribosyltransferase — MMTLNLAKEIYDVTHLTGTFTLRSGQTSHEYFDKYMFESDPAILAQVAEELVGLIPEDTEVLAGLEMGGIPIATALSLKSGTPSAFVRKKAKEYGTCKLAEGADIKGKRVCVIEDVVTTGGQILLSVHDLREAGAVVEHVICVIERNPAGRQKLEEAGLTLHSLFKMEELLAAGNID; from the coding sequence ATGATGACGTTGAATTTGGCAAAGGAAATCTATGATGTAACCCATTTAACAGGAACCTTTACTTTACGCTCGGGTCAAACGTCTCATGAGTATTTTGATAAATACATGTTTGAGTCAGATCCCGCTATTCTGGCCCAAGTAGCTGAGGAGCTGGTCGGGCTTATCCCTGAAGACACGGAAGTGTTAGCAGGACTTGAAATGGGAGGAATTCCGATTGCAACTGCGCTATCCTTGAAGTCAGGCACTCCGTCCGCATTTGTAAGAAAAAAAGCAAAGGAATACGGCACCTGCAAATTGGCGGAAGGTGCGGACATTAAGGGTAAACGCGTATGTGTGATTGAGGACGTGGTGACGACAGGAGGACAAATCTTGTTAAGCGTTCACGATTTGAGAGAAGCTGGAGCGGTCGTCGAGCATGTCATTTGCGTCATTGAACGTAATCCGGCAGGAAGACAGAAACTGGAGGAAGCCGGTCTTACTTTGCATTCCCTGTTCAAAATGGAGGAGCTTTTAGCTGCAGGGAATATTGATTAG
- a CDS encoding DinB family protein, with protein MESIMKLESLISEVTEIVTAIDEVEFNLKLTPDKWSKKEILGHLCDSAVNNHIRFVKILVSDYPIAIQGYAQNDWVRVNDYQNRYDQSDVLALWQQVNRMILRVMQRADSSDFQKKCVLPDKTEVTLEWLFNDYVDHLIHHLEQIEL; from the coding sequence ATGGAATCCATTATGAAGCTAGAATCTTTGATCTCTGAAGTAACGGAGATTGTAACGGCAATCGACGAGGTGGAATTCAATCTGAAGCTTACGCCTGATAAATGGTCCAAGAAGGAGATCCTGGGCCATCTGTGCGATTCGGCGGTCAATAACCATATCCGGTTTGTGAAAATATTGGTGTCGGATTACCCTATCGCGATTCAAGGTTACGCGCAGAACGATTGGGTCCGGGTGAACGATTACCAGAATCGATATGATCAATCGGATGTCCTGGCACTGTGGCAGCAGGTTAACCGGATGATTCTGCGGGTCATGCAAAGAGCCGATTCATCCGACTTCCAGAAGAAATGCGTGCTGCCCGATAAAACGGAGGTCACGCTGGAGTGGTTGTTTAACGATTATGTTGATCACCTGATCCATCATTTGGAGCAAATCGAGCTTTGA
- a CDS encoding MBL fold metallo-hydrolase has translation MLLIDQGIAMLEISAAMMGRTETIHPTFLWDHQNRVLVDTGYPGQLPLIQEQISDCGFSVQDVSKIIITHQDLDHIGSLPAIIQHCKQAPEVFASEIEKPYIEGDTRLVKLSPEAIAQALASLPDNVPPEWRNAFKHTLENPPSAPVNRMLRDGEELPFGGGIIAIHTPGHTPGHTSLYHIPSKTLIAADALNVREGQLIGPDPATTFDLAFARLSLQKLTHYDIRNVICYHGGLFTDNPNQRIRELAYA, from the coding sequence ATGCTACTAATCGATCAAGGCATTGCCATGCTGGAAATTTCCGCAGCCATGATGGGACGTACCGAAACGATCCACCCGACATTCCTCTGGGATCATCAGAATCGGGTGCTTGTCGATACTGGCTATCCCGGTCAGCTCCCGCTGATTCAGGAGCAGATATCGGACTGCGGCTTTTCCGTTCAGGATGTAAGCAAAATTATTATAACACACCAGGATTTGGATCATATCGGCAGTTTGCCAGCTATTATCCAGCACTGCAAACAAGCCCCGGAAGTCTTCGCCAGCGAAATCGAAAAGCCTTATATCGAAGGAGATACAAGGCTTGTCAAATTATCGCCCGAGGCTATCGCGCAAGCGCTGGCTTCGTTGCCGGATAACGTGCCGCCGGAGTGGAGGAACGCGTTTAAACACACGCTGGAGAACCCGCCCTCAGCACCCGTGAACCGCATGTTGCGCGACGGCGAAGAGCTGCCGTTTGGCGGCGGTATCATCGCGATCCATACGCCGGGCCATACCCCCGGCCACACCAGTTTATATCATATACCAAGCAAAACCCTGATTGCAGCGGATGCGCTGAACGTCAGAGAGGGGCAACTGATCGGGCCGGATCCGGCAACTACTTTTGATTTGGCGTTCGCCCGGCTCTCCTTGCAGAAGCTCACTCACTATGATATCCGCAACGTGATCTGTTACCACGGCGGATTATTTACGGACAATCCCAACCAGCGCATTCGTGAATTGGCTTATGCTTAA
- a CDS encoding HAD family hydrolase produces the protein MDNTLLHSSIDFGAMKRDIYAFLCSHSILPPGLSMDTHTTSTVIAEAMNTGQLSEELSCMMWDIAKDHEIQGMTGAKLEDGAMELVQELYGQLHLAIVTNNAVEAAMTALEENRIAHYFDLIIGREAMGLLKPAPDGYMAVLRHFHHTSPEEWLSVGDAWVDGKASESAGIPFIAYRGDIAKMNRMGVFPFAEIQDIQEVLGYLQPRITK, from the coding sequence ATGGATAATACGCTGCTGCATTCCAGCATTGATTTTGGAGCGATGAAAAGAGACATCTATGCCTTTTTGTGCAGTCATAGCATTCTGCCCCCCGGCCTATCCATGGATACCCATACCACCTCGACCGTCATCGCTGAAGCCATGAATACGGGGCAGCTGTCGGAAGAGCTGAGCTGCATGATGTGGGATATCGCCAAGGACCATGAGATCCAAGGGATGACGGGAGCAAAACTTGAAGATGGAGCTATGGAGCTCGTCCAGGAATTATATGGACAGCTGCATCTTGCTATCGTGACGAATAACGCGGTGGAAGCAGCGATGACTGCACTCGAAGAGAACCGGATTGCTCATTACTTCGATCTCATTATCGGCAGGGAAGCCATGGGCTTATTAAAGCCTGCACCGGATGGATATATGGCGGTGCTGAGGCATTTTCACCATACATCGCCGGAGGAATGGCTGTCTGTCGGAGATGCCTGGGTGGACGGCAAGGCCTCCGAGAGCGCCGGAATTCCGTTTATCGCATATCGTGGGGACATCGCCAAAATGAACCGCATGGGAGTTTTTCCGTTTGCCGAGATTCAGGACATACAAGAAGTCTTGGGGTATCTTCAGCCGCGTATCACTAAATAA
- a CDS encoding tetratricopeptide repeat protein, whose amino-acid sequence MTKQRQVSVREETVEIPTYEVGKPDLNPMFLEKRVYQGSSGRVYPLPVIDKIYDEKVVKPYRIIFLENEYVQIQIMPQIGGRIYRAIDKTNNYDFVYHNQVIKPALVGLAGPWISGGIEFNWPQHHRPNTYGEVEWSLTDHPDGSKTVWVGEIDRMYGTKVSTGFTLYPGKAYLEIHAQMYNRTSEPQTFLWWANPAVAVNDHTQSVFPPDVHAVFDHGKRDVSKFPIATGTYYKQDYSAGVDISMYRNIPVPTSYMAYHSDYDFVGGYDHGLKAGILHVANKHISPGKKQWTWGHGEFGQAWDRNLTDEDGPYIELMTGVYTDNQPDFTWLAPYEEKSFKQYFMPYKDIGLVKNASIDAAVNLEVHGRNAVVHAYATSVIEEARILVTGAGSICLDRKVKLSPADTFQAEIELASGMREEDVRVAVLAADGRELVAYQPKPRTLERTPAPATAIGKPEELKNTEALFLAGQHLEQYRHATYEPEAYYVEGLRRDAGDARLNNAYGLLLLRRGCFTQSEVYFRKAIETLTRHNARPYDSEPFYHLGKALKWQGRLDEAYAYLYKSVWSGAWQGAGYLALAQIACGKGEYEEAFELIERSLAAQYRNYKARHLKSIVLRKLGRLADAASWLEETLKLDPMDAGAMNEQAAVYQELKQEDKSRHVYESLVQRLRDNPHHYIAIAQDYADAGQYGDALDVLQRIERLTASAVYPMVYYYQGSALMKMNRAEEASACYRLASEADPSYCFPNSLHDYVTLKQALSVQPQDAKALYYLGNLLYDKKRCEEAISSWEASVALDGSFATPHRNLALAYYNKRQDHDKALSSLQTAFSLNPADARIFYELDQLYKKLGHAPADRLKAMEEHLELVEQRDDVYLEYLTLHNTLNRYEEALGLILKRNFHPWEGGEGKVPAQYVLARVELAKQLLQDRRYEEAVEQLLAAKQYPLNINEGKLTGAQENNIDYYLGCAYEGLSLSEEAEACFLKASEGLDEPTSAMYYNDQPPHMIFYQGAALHRLGRENEARSRFNKLIDYGEKHIFEPQSIDYFAVSLPDFLVFDEDLDRRNEIHCRYMMGLGHLGLGDRQSAETLFREVLQLESHHQGAALHLALCKTLV is encoded by the coding sequence ATGACAAAACAACGGCAAGTGAGCGTACGGGAAGAGACCGTGGAGATTCCCACGTATGAAGTGGGGAAGCCGGACCTGAACCCGATGTTTTTGGAGAAACGGGTGTATCAGGGGAGCTCGGGGCGTGTCTATCCGCTGCCGGTCATCGATAAAATTTACGATGAGAAAGTAGTAAAGCCCTACCGGATCATTTTCCTTGAAAATGAGTACGTGCAGATTCAGATCATGCCGCAGATTGGCGGCCGGATCTACCGGGCCATCGATAAAACCAACAACTATGATTTTGTATACCACAATCAAGTGATCAAGCCGGCTTTGGTTGGCCTTGCGGGTCCATGGATATCCGGGGGAATCGAGTTCAACTGGCCGCAGCATCACCGTCCGAACACCTATGGCGAGGTGGAGTGGAGTCTAACGGATCACCCGGACGGCAGCAAGACGGTATGGGTCGGCGAGATCGACCGGATGTACGGCACGAAGGTGTCTACCGGCTTCACGCTGTATCCGGGCAAGGCGTATCTTGAAATTCACGCGCAAATGTACAATCGGACTTCGGAGCCGCAGACCTTTCTGTGGTGGGCGAATCCGGCCGTAGCGGTCAACGATCATACCCAATCCGTATTTCCGCCGGACGTTCATGCGGTGTTCGATCATGGGAAGCGGGACGTGTCCAAATTCCCGATCGCAACCGGCACGTACTATAAGCAGGACTATTCGGCGGGCGTCGATATTTCCATGTACCGCAACATTCCCGTTCCGACCTCCTATATGGCTTATCATTCGGATTACGATTTCGTCGGCGGATATGACCATGGCTTGAAAGCGGGGATTCTGCATGTCGCCAATAAACATATATCTCCCGGCAAAAAACAGTGGACGTGGGGGCACGGCGAATTCGGCCAGGCCTGGGATCGCAACCTGACCGACGAAGACGGTCCGTACATCGAGCTCATGACCGGCGTGTATACCGATAACCAGCCCGATTTCACCTGGCTGGCGCCGTATGAGGAGAAAAGCTTCAAGCAGTACTTCATGCCCTATAAAGACATTGGGCTCGTGAAGAATGCGTCCATTGACGCCGCCGTGAATCTCGAAGTCCACGGCCGCAACGCCGTCGTACATGCTTATGCAACCTCGGTTATCGAAGAGGCTCGCATTCTGGTGACCGGAGCGGGAAGCATCTGCTTGGATCGAAAGGTCAAGCTGTCGCCGGCCGACACCTTCCAGGCCGAGATCGAACTTGCCTCAGGTATGAGGGAGGAAGATGTACGGGTCGCGGTACTCGCTGCGGACGGCAGAGAGCTGGTCGCTTACCAGCCCAAGCCGCGTACCTTGGAGCGAACGCCGGCCCCGGCTACGGCGATTGGCAAGCCGGAGGAACTGAAGAATACCGAAGCGTTGTTCTTGGCTGGGCAGCATCTGGAGCAGTACCGGCACGCAACCTATGAACCGGAAGCCTATTATGTGGAAGGTCTAAGGCGCGATGCGGGAGATGCAAGGCTGAACAATGCCTATGGTTTGCTCCTGCTGCGCAGAGGGTGCTTTACGCAGAGTGAGGTTTATTTTAGAAAAGCGATCGAAACCTTGACCCGACATAACGCCCGGCCCTATGACAGCGAACCGTTCTATCATTTGGGGAAAGCCTTGAAGTGGCAGGGCCGTTTGGATGAAGCGTACGCTTATCTGTACAAATCGGTCTGGTCGGGGGCATGGCAAGGGGCGGGATATCTGGCTTTGGCCCAGATTGCCTGCGGGAAGGGGGAATATGAGGAAGCGTTCGAGCTGATCGAACGATCCCTGGCTGCCCAGTACCGTAATTATAAGGCGCGGCATCTCAAGAGTATCGTCTTAAGAAAGCTGGGACGCTTGGCGGATGCGGCATCATGGCTTGAGGAAACGCTCAAGCTGGATCCCATGGATGCGGGCGCGATGAACGAGCAGGCAGCCGTATATCAAGAACTGAAGCAAGAGGACAAGAGCCGGCATGTCTACGAATCGCTTGTCCAGCGCCTGCGCGATAATCCGCACCATTATATTGCCATAGCTCAGGACTATGCGGATGCAGGCCAATATGGCGACGCTTTGGATGTGCTGCAGCGCATCGAACGCCTTACGGCATCAGCCGTCTATCCGATGGTTTATTACTACCAAGGCAGTGCACTCATGAAGATGAACCGGGCGGAAGAGGCATCCGCTTGCTACCGATTGGCTTCGGAGGCCGATCCCTCGTACTGCTTCCCGAATTCCCTGCATGACTACGTGACGTTAAAGCAGGCGCTCAGCGTACAGCCGCAGGATGCGAAGGCGTTGTACTACTTAGGGAATCTGCTGTACGACAAGAAGCGCTGCGAGGAGGCCATAAGCAGCTGGGAAGCTTCGGTTGCTTTGGATGGCAGCTTCGCTACGCCGCATCGGAATCTGGCGCTCGCTTACTATAACAAGAGGCAGGACCACGATAAAGCATTGTCATCCCTGCAAACCGCTTTCTCGCTGAATCCGGCGGATGCCAGGATCTTCTACGAGCTTGACCAATTGTATAAAAAGCTCGGTCATGCTCCGGCTGATCGCTTGAAAGCGATGGAGGAGCACTTGGAGCTGGTCGAGCAGCGGGATGATGTATATCTGGAATATTTGACGCTGCACAATACGCTGAATCGTTATGAAGAGGCGCTCGGATTGATTCTGAAACGCAACTTTCACCCTTGGGAAGGCGGCGAGGGCAAGGTGCCGGCCCAGTATGTATTGGCCCGCGTGGAGCTAGCGAAGCAGCTGCTTCAGGATCGCCGCTATGAGGAAGCCGTAGAGCAGCTGCTTGCTGCCAAGCAATATCCGCTCAACATCAATGAAGGGAAGCTGACGGGAGCGCAGGAGAATAACATCGATTATTACTTGGGCTGCGCATACGAGGGGCTGAGCTTGTCCGAAGAGGCGGAGGCGTGCTTCCTGAAAGCTTCGGAGGGGCTGGATGAGCCGACCAGCGCGATGTATTACAACGATCAGCCGCCGCACATGATTTTTTATCAAGGGGCCGCGCTGCATAGGCTGGGCCGGGAGAATGAAGCCCGCAGCCGGTTTAACAAGCTGATCGATTACGGGGAGAAGCATATATTCGAGCCTCAGAGCATTGATTACTTTGCCGTATCGCTTCCGGACTTCCTGGTGTTTGATGAAGATCTGGACCGAAGGAACGAAATTCATTGCCGCTATATGATGGGGCTCGGTCATCTTGGACTTGGTGACCGGCAGTCCGCGGAAACCCTGTTCCGCGAGGTGCTGCAGCTGGAGTCTCACCATCAAGGAGCTGCGCTGCATTTGGCGCTTTGCAAGACGTTGGTGTAA
- a CDS encoding Gfo/Idh/MocA family protein, giving the protein MTMKIGMIGLDTSHVSIFAKMLHDKAHAYYVPGARVTAAFPGGSPDFELSINRVEGYTKELAAWGTEILESPEDVAKQVDAVMLEAVDGRSHLSLFRAIAPYCKQVFIDKPFAVSSKDAREIAELAEQYQVTVMSCSSLRYAQGLQDELARGGADNIIGVDCAGPLPLQPTQPGFFWYGIHAAEMLYRVLGPGCVSVHVAATELHEVLTAVWNDGRIGTIRGNRAGNDRFGLTVHRAEASSFVDIMEHPKPYYASLLDQIMKMFTTGVSDVPLSETLEIVRFLEAANVSRETGENVRLDDSDRSE; this is encoded by the coding sequence ATGACTATGAAGATCGGTATGATTGGTTTGGATACATCCCATGTTTCCATTTTCGCGAAAATGCTCCATGACAAGGCGCATGCATATTACGTTCCTGGTGCACGGGTGACGGCGGCTTTTCCCGGAGGGTCGCCGGACTTTGAGCTGAGCATAAACCGAGTGGAGGGATATACAAAGGAACTCGCGGCATGGGGAACGGAGATATTGGAGAGTCCGGAAGACGTGGCCAAACAGGTCGATGCCGTCATGCTGGAAGCGGTGGACGGAAGGTCGCATCTGTCTTTATTTCGCGCGATTGCTCCTTATTGCAAACAGGTATTTATTGATAAGCCGTTTGCGGTGAGCAGTAAGGACGCAAGGGAAATTGCCGAATTGGCGGAGCAGTATCAGGTGACCGTTATGAGTTGCTCGTCTCTCCGGTATGCTCAAGGATTACAGGATGAATTGGCTCGGGGCGGGGCGGATAATATCATTGGCGTGGATTGCGCAGGACCGCTTCCCCTTCAACCTACGCAGCCGGGATTTTTCTGGTACGGCATTCATGCGGCTGAAATGCTGTACCGTGTTCTTGGACCCGGATGCGTAAGCGTCCATGTAGCCGCAACGGAGCTGCACGAGGTGTTAACGGCGGTTTGGAATGACGGGAGGATCGGAACGATACGGGGCAATCGGGCAGGCAACGACCGCTTCGGGTTGACCGTTCATCGCGCGGAGGCCAGCAGCTTCGTGGACATCATGGAGCACCCCAAGCCCTATTATGCCAGTCTGCTGGATCAGATCATGAAGATGTTCACGACGGGGGTTTCCGATGTTCCCTTATCCGAAACGCTGGAGATCGTTCGTTTTCTGGAGGCGGCGAATGTTTCCCGCGAAACGGGAGAAAACGTGAGACTGGATGATAGCGATCGAAGTGAATGA
- a CDS encoding YrdB family protein, with protein sequence MFKVLNLALRFMLELILLFSIGYWGFHYGTGLLAQAVLGIGLPLLAAVIWGMTISPKARVKLPLAVVLLIEFFIFATAVACLIDSGLITFAIVFAIVAMANRFFVIKWRMQP encoded by the coding sequence ATGTTCAAAGTACTGAATCTCGCCCTCCGATTTATGTTGGAATTGATTCTGTTATTTTCGATAGGTTACTGGGGCTTTCATTATGGCACTGGGCTCTTGGCACAGGCAGTTCTCGGGATCGGATTGCCGCTGCTGGCAGCCGTCATCTGGGGCATGACCATATCGCCGAAGGCAAGGGTCAAGCTGCCGCTTGCCGTCGTGCTGCTTATTGAATTCTTCATTTTTGCGACCGCGGTTGCTTGCCTGATCGACTCTGGTTTAATAACCTTTGCCATCGTGTTCGCTATCGTGGCTATGGCCAACCGCTTCTTTGTGATCAAGTGGAGGATGCAGCCATAG
- a CDS encoding NUDIX domain-containing protein, with amino-acid sequence MTYHIRVRPTALVLRDESVLLVEYVDEKGLHYNLPGGGAEPGESIVEGALRELREETTLEAQVGPVAFVYEYAPHKQSRDNISGIHTLYIVFECYPLEGSFPKLPAVPDPNQTDVKWIPLEQLDDIILYPNIKKHIRQYAMGRRNIEMIEDFVLDKYS; translated from the coding sequence ATGACGTATCACATTCGGGTGAGACCGACAGCCTTGGTTCTGAGGGATGAGTCTGTGTTATTAGTCGAGTATGTAGATGAGAAAGGATTGCATTATAATTTGCCAGGGGGCGGGGCCGAGCCGGGGGAGTCGATCGTGGAGGGAGCCTTGAGGGAATTGCGTGAGGAAACCACGCTGGAGGCGCAGGTGGGGCCTGTCGCATTCGTGTACGAGTATGCTCCGCATAAACAGTCCAGAGATAACATATCGGGCATCCATACGTTATACATCGTGTTCGAATGTTATCCGCTTGAAGGGTCATTTCCGAAGCTTCCGGCCGTGCCAGATCCGAATCAAACCGATGTGAAATGGATACCGCTCGAGCAGCTGGACGACATTATTTTGTATCCGAATATTAAGAAACACATCAGACAGTACGCTATGGGTCGCAGAAATATTGAAATGATCGAGGATTTTGTCTTGGACAAATATTCGTGA
- a CDS encoding HAD family hydrolase — MKKRAYITDLDGTLLRSDQTLSPYTMNVVTDALERDLIVTYATARGYISAQSVVSDIPWKYPVILYNGALIYDGSNQTVVDGYWLERDISNEIICVGKKHGITPFYFSLDKDQRERVLHETLRREGEMTFYAGRPHDPRFLEVKNLNCPPDYRTLALTYIGLHEELEPIRQEVTALYGDVIHAHMMPDYYIRNHYFLEFSHAKANKRDGLQLWSAHMGIDLENTVVFGDHINDVGLFEAGGTRIAVRNAHETIQQLADHTIDSNELDGVAHYIEQQMELAGEHTIISTLGGS, encoded by the coding sequence ATGAAAAAAAGAGCATATATTACGGATCTCGACGGGACGCTTCTGCGATCGGATCAAACCTTATCACCCTATACGATGAACGTTGTCACGGATGCATTGGAGCGGGACTTGATCGTCACGTATGCGACTGCCCGCGGCTATATTAGCGCTCAAAGCGTCGTTTCGGATATCCCGTGGAAATACCCCGTGATTCTATATAACGGCGCTTTGATATATGACGGGTCGAATCAAACCGTTGTGGATGGATACTGGCTGGAGCGCGACATTTCGAATGAGATTATCTGCGTTGGGAAAAAGCACGGCATTACACCCTTTTATTTCTCGCTCGATAAGGACCAGCGGGAGCGTGTTCTGCATGAGACGCTGCGCAGAGAGGGAGAGATGACCTTCTATGCCGGCCGCCCCCATGATCCGCGATTCCTGGAAGTGAAGAACTTGAACTGTCCACCGGATTACCGGACGTTGGCTCTTACCTACATCGGATTACATGAAGAATTGGAGCCGATTCGGCAAGAGGTCACGGCATTATACGGCGACGTGATTCATGCTCATATGATGCCGGATTATTACATTCGCAACCACTATTTCCTCGAATTCAGCCATGCCAAAGCAAACAAAAGAGACGGCCTCCAATTATGGTCCGCCCACATGGGGATTGATCTGGAGAACACGGTGGTGTTCGGCGACCACATCAATGATGTCGGCTTGTTCGAGGCCGGAGGCACGCGGATCGCGGTCCGGAATGCGCACGAGACAATCCAGCAGCTGGCTGATCATACTATCGACTCGAATGAGCTGGATGGCGTGGCGCATTATATCGAGCAGCAGATGGAACTGGCGGGAGAGCATACGATTATATCCACACTGGGAGGATCATGA
- a CDS encoding ABC transporter ATP-binding protein encodes MSTMIELNDVTWRREQKTVLTGVDWTVQQGEHWAVLGLNGSGKTTILNMINGYIWPTSGTVSVLGHRFGRVDLRELRKSIGWVSSSLQERIRPSESTLDVVISGKHASIGLYQKVDEADRERAEQLMKDFNCIHLLGRTYETCSQGEKQKLLIARALMASPRLLILDEACNGLDFLSREALLSSITALASKPDAPTLLFVTHHIEEILPIFSHSLLIRRGTVFGKGRSRDMLTSDNLTSFFETPVEVSWQNDRAWMSIPDLK; translated from the coding sequence ATGAGCACGATGATTGAACTGAATGACGTAACCTGGAGACGGGAGCAAAAGACCGTTCTTACAGGCGTGGATTGGACCGTGCAGCAAGGGGAGCATTGGGCGGTGCTCGGACTGAACGGCTCCGGGAAGACAACCATTTTGAATATGATTAACGGTTACATCTGGCCGACCAGCGGCACGGTTTCGGTGCTCGGGCATCGCTTTGGCAGGGTGGATTTAAGAGAACTGCGTAAATCGATAGGCTGGGTCAGCTCCTCGCTGCAGGAAAGAATCCGCCCGAGCGAATCCACGCTGGACGTCGTGATTAGCGGCAAACACGCCTCGATCGGACTGTATCAGAAGGTGGATGAAGCAGACCGGGAACGGGCCGAGCAGCTGATGAAGGATTTTAATTGTATTCATCTGCTGGGGCGTACATATGAAACTTGTTCGCAAGGGGAGAAGCAGAAGCTGCTGATCGCCCGGGCCCTCATGGCTTCGCCAAGGCTGTTGATACTGGACGAGGCCTGCAACGGACTGGATTTTCTGTCGAGGGAAGCGCTGCTGTCCAGCATTACGGCACTGGCTTCAAAGCCCGATGCGCCGACCTTGCTGTTCGTTACGCATCATATCGAAGAAATCCTGCCGATTTTCTCGCACTCCTTGCTCATCCGCCGGGGCACCGTCTTCGGAAAGGGACGTTCCCGGGACATGCTGACCAGCGACAATTTGACCTCGTTCTTTGAGACGCCGGTCGAGGTGAGCTGGCAGAATGATCGGGCATGGATGTCCATTCCGGACTTGAAATAG
- a CDS encoding RDD family protein, translated as MTDNQVAGFWIRLGANILDGLIVSLPLTIIAGLITGNYENEPISNLIFGLYGILVPVYWNGYTIGKRMCGIRIRKFDFLEPPGLGTMLLRNLVAGIVYALTLGIGLIVSIFMVALREDKRSLHDFIAGTEVVYD; from the coding sequence ATGACCGATAACCAAGTGGCCGGCTTTTGGATCAGGCTAGGGGCCAACATTCTGGATGGACTTATTGTGTCGCTTCCGCTAACGATCATAGCTGGACTTATCACGGGGAATTATGAGAATGAGCCGATCAGTAACTTGATATTTGGTTTATACGGTATCCTGGTGCCGGTGTATTGGAATGGGTATACGATCGGTAAGCGCATGTGCGGCATTCGTATCCGCAAATTCGATTTTCTTGAGCCGCCGGGCCTCGGGACGATGCTGCTTCGGAATCTCGTGGCGGGTATCGTATACGCGTTAACGTTAGGAATCGGGCTTATTGTGAGCATTTTTATGGTTGCGCTGCGCGAGGATAAACGTTCGCTGCACGATTTTATCGCCGGTACGGAAGTTGTATATGATTAG